From a single Streptomyces misionensis genomic region:
- a CDS encoding Pro-rich N-terminal domain-containing protein, with amino-acid sequence MQHAVGSPLPPPHQPGHRPHTSWPPAAHHPGPPQGPSSPPPPPPGFPGPSVPPPPGQPRPQAPSGPFPPPGQPRPPAPAGPPPAPARSGPMPPAPPRQVPAPPAPSDVTGHVHLPPGGPVGVPTAAPTATAVPDPTTTTLAVLLIGPAGAGKTSVARYWADRRRVPTAHISLDDVREWVRSGFADPQSGWNDHSEAQYRLARRTCGFAARNFLANGISCILDDAVFPDRPVVGLGGWKRHVGPGLLPVVLLPGLDVVLERNAERTGNRRLTDEEVARIHGRMAGWYGSGLPIIDNSQLDVPGTARVLDEVLARAIASPPSW; translated from the coding sequence ATGCAGCACGCAGTGGGTTCTCCGCTGCCGCCGCCCCACCAGCCGGGGCACCGGCCGCACACCAGCTGGCCGCCGGCCGCACACCATCCCGGCCCGCCCCAGGGACCGTCGTCCCCACCCCCGCCGCCCCCGGGCTTCCCCGGCCCGTCCGTGCCGCCCCCGCCGGGGCAGCCGCGCCCGCAGGCCCCCTCCGGCCCGTTCCCGCCCCCGGGACAGCCGCGGCCGCCCGCGCCCGCCGGTCCGCCGCCCGCCCCGGCCCGCTCGGGCCCGATGCCACCCGCGCCCCCGCGACAGGTGCCCGCGCCCCCGGCCCCCTCCGACGTCACCGGCCATGTGCATCTGCCGCCCGGCGGACCGGTCGGCGTGCCCACGGCGGCCCCGACCGCCACCGCGGTGCCCGATCCGACGACCACCACCCTGGCCGTCCTGCTGATCGGCCCGGCCGGCGCGGGCAAGACCAGCGTGGCCCGCTACTGGGCGGACCGCCGTCGCGTCCCCACGGCCCACATCAGCCTGGACGACGTCCGCGAATGGGTGCGCTCCGGCTTCGCCGACCCCCAGTCCGGCTGGAACGACCACTCCGAGGCCCAGTACCGGCTGGCCCGCCGCACCTGCGGCTTCGCCGCGCGCAACTTCCTGGCCAACGGCATCTCCTGCATCCTGGACGACGCCGTCTTCCCGGACCGCCCGGTCGTCGGCCTCGGCGGCTGGAAGCGCCATGTGGGTCCCGGCCTGCTGCCGGTCGTCCTGCTGCCCGGCCTGGACGTGGTCCTGGAGCGCAACGCCGAACGCACCGGCAACCGCCGCCTCACCGACGAGGAGGTGGCCCGCATCCACGGCCGCATGGCCGGCTGGTACGGCTCGGGCCTGCCGATCATCGACAACTCGCAGCTGGACGTCCCGGGAACGGCACGCGTCCTGGACGAGGTCCTGGCGAGGGCGATAGCCAGCCCCCCGAGCTGGTGA
- the aroB gene encoding 3-dehydroquinate synthase, with protein sequence MSEAVTRIQIAGTAGTDPYEVLVGRRLLGELAGLIGPKAKRVAVIHPEALAETGDALRADLAEQGYEAIAIQVPNAEEAKTAEVSAYCWKALGQSNFTRTDVIVGVGGGATTDLAGFVAATWLRGVRWIAVPTTVLAMVDAAVGGKTGINTAEGKNLVGAFHPPAGVLCDLAALDSLPVNDYVSGLAEIIKAGFIADPVILDLIEADPEAARTPAGPHTAELIERSIRVKAEVVSSDLKESGRREILNYGHTLGHAIEKNERYKWRHGAAVAVGMHFAAELGRLAGRLDDATADRHRAILESVGLPLHYRYDQWPKLVENMKVDKKSRGDLLRFIVLDGLAKPTVLEGPDPAVLLAAYGEVGE encoded by the coding sequence ATGAGCGAGGCAGTCACCCGGATCCAGATCGCGGGCACCGCGGGCACCGACCCCTACGAGGTGCTGGTCGGCCGCCGGCTCCTGGGCGAACTGGCCGGGCTGATCGGTCCCAAGGCCAAGCGGGTCGCCGTGATCCACCCCGAGGCGCTGGCCGAGACCGGCGACGCGCTCCGCGCCGACCTGGCCGAGCAGGGTTACGAGGCCATCGCCATCCAGGTGCCCAACGCCGAGGAGGCCAAGACCGCCGAGGTGTCCGCCTACTGCTGGAAGGCGCTCGGCCAGTCCAACTTCACCCGCACCGACGTCATCGTCGGCGTGGGCGGCGGCGCCACCACGGACCTCGCCGGTTTCGTGGCCGCGACCTGGCTGCGCGGGGTGCGCTGGATCGCCGTACCGACCACCGTGCTCGCCATGGTGGACGCGGCGGTCGGCGGCAAGACCGGCATCAACACCGCCGAGGGCAAGAACCTGGTGGGCGCCTTCCACCCGCCGGCCGGTGTGCTGTGCGACCTGGCGGCGCTGGACTCCCTCCCGGTCAACGACTACGTCTCCGGGCTCGCCGAGATCATCAAGGCCGGCTTCATCGCCGACCCGGTGATCCTCGACCTGATCGAGGCCGACCCCGAGGCCGCCCGCACCCCGGCCGGCCCGCACACGGCCGAGCTGATCGAGCGTTCGATCCGGGTGAAGGCCGAGGTCGTCTCCTCGGACCTGAAGGAGTCCGGGCGCCGGGAGATCCTCAACTACGGCCACACCCTCGGCCACGCCATCGAGAAGAACGAGCGCTACAAGTGGCGGCACGGCGCCGCGGTCGCGGTCGGCATGCACTTCGCCGCCGAACTCGGCCGTCTCGCGGGCCGGTTGGACGACGCGACCGCCGACCGCCACCGCGCGATCCTGGAGTCCGTCGGTCTCCCGCTGCACTACCGCTACGACCAGTGGCCCAAGCTGGTGGAGAACATGAAGGTCGACAAGAAGTCCCGCGGCGACCTGTTGCGCTTCATCGTCCTGGACGGCCTGGCCAAGCCGACCGTCCTGGAGGGCCCCGACCCGGCCGTGCTGCTGGCCGCCTACGGAGAAGTGGGCGAGTAG
- a CDS encoding shikimate kinase, which yields MTAPQVVLVGPMGVGKSTVGRLLAERLGSGYRDTDDDIVAAEGRTISEIFVDEGEEFFRALEKAAVAAALAGHEGVLALGGGAVLDADTRALLAGQRVVYLSMGVEEAVRRTGLNVARPLLAVNPRKQWRELMEARRHLYEEVATAVVETDGRTPEEVAQAALDALELKKA from the coding sequence ATGACCGCCCCGCAGGTCGTCCTGGTCGGCCCGATGGGCGTGGGCAAGTCCACCGTCGGCCGGTTGCTCGCCGAGCGGCTGGGCAGCGGTTACCGGGACACCGACGACGACATCGTGGCCGCCGAGGGCCGGACCATCTCCGAGATCTTCGTGGACGAGGGCGAGGAGTTCTTCCGGGCGCTGGAGAAGGCGGCCGTGGCCGCCGCGCTCGCCGGGCACGAGGGCGTCCTCGCGCTCGGCGGCGGCGCGGTCCTGGACGCCGACACGCGCGCGCTGCTGGCCGGGCAGCGGGTGGTCTACCTCTCCATGGGGGTGGAGGAGGCGGTGCGGCGCACCGGCCTGAACGTGGCCCGTCCGCTGCTCGCGGTCAATCCGCGCAAGCAGTGGCGGGAGCTGATGGAGGCCCGGCGCCATCTGTACGAGGAGGTCGCCACCGCCGTCGTGGAGACGGACGGGCGCACCCCCGAAGAGGTCGCGCAAGCGGCGCTGGACGCACTGGAGTTGAAGAAGGCATGA
- the aroC gene encoding chorismate synthase, with translation MSRLRWLTAGESHGPALVATLEGLPAGVPITTEMVADHLARRRLGYGRGARMKFERDEVTFLGGVRHGLTLGSPVAIMVGNTEWPKWEQVMSADPVDAEVLDGLARNAPLTRPRPGHADLAGMQKYGFDEARPILERASARETAARVALGAVARSYLKETAGIEIVSHVVELCSVKAPQGVYPTPADVAKLDADPLRCLDADASKAMVAEVDQAHKDGDTLGGVVEVLAYGVPVGLGSHVHWDRKLDARLAGALMGIQAIKGVEIGDGFELARVPGSKAHDEIVATPEGIRRVSGRAGGTEGGLSTGELLRVRAAMKPIATVPRALRTVDVATGEAAQAHHQRSDVSAVPAAGIVAEAMVALVLADAVAEKFGGDSVAETRRNVRSYLDNLAIR, from the coding sequence TTGAGCAGGCTGCGTTGGCTGACCGCGGGGGAGTCCCACGGTCCCGCACTTGTCGCGACGCTGGAGGGCCTTCCCGCCGGCGTGCCGATCACCACGGAGATGGTGGCGGACCACTTGGCGCGGCGGCGGCTCGGCTATGGCCGCGGTGCGCGGATGAAGTTCGAGCGGGACGAGGTCACCTTCCTGGGTGGCGTCCGGCACGGGCTGACCCTCGGCTCGCCGGTCGCGATCATGGTGGGCAACACCGAGTGGCCGAAGTGGGAGCAGGTCATGTCGGCCGACCCGGTGGACGCCGAGGTCCTCGACGGACTCGCCCGCAACGCGCCGCTGACCCGGCCCCGGCCCGGTCACGCCGACCTGGCGGGCATGCAGAAGTACGGCTTCGACGAGGCCCGGCCGATCCTGGAGCGCGCCTCGGCCCGGGAGACCGCGGCCCGGGTCGCGCTCGGCGCGGTCGCCCGCTCCTACCTGAAGGAGACGGCCGGCATCGAGATCGTCTCCCACGTGGTCGAGCTGTGCTCCGTGAAGGCCCCGCAGGGGGTGTACCCGACGCCGGCCGACGTGGCGAAGCTGGACGCGGACCCGCTGCGCTGCCTGGACGCGGACGCGTCCAAGGCGATGGTCGCGGAGGTCGACCAGGCCCACAAGGACGGCGACACCCTCGGTGGCGTGGTCGAGGTGCTGGCCTACGGCGTTCCGGTGGGCCTCGGCTCCCACGTGCACTGGGACCGCAAGCTGGACGCGCGGCTGGCCGGTGCCCTGATGGGCATCCAGGCGATCAAGGGCGTGGAGATCGGCGACGGCTTCGAGCTGGCGCGGGTGCCCGGTTCGAAGGCGCACGACGAGATCGTCGCCACCCCCGAGGGCATCCGGCGCGTCTCCGGCCGCGCGGGCGGCACCGAGGGCGGCCTGTCCACCGGTGAGCTGCTGCGGGTGCGGGCGGCGATGAAGCCGATCGCGACGGTGCCGCGCGCCCTGCGGACCGTGGACGTGGCCACCGGCGAGGCCGCCCAGGCCCACCACCAGCGCTCCGACGTCTCCGCCGTGCCGGCCGCGGGCATCGTCGCGGAGGCCATGGTGGCCCTCGTGCTCGCGGACGCGGTCGCCGAGAAGTTCGGCGGTGACTCGGTGGCCGAGACCCGGCGCAACGTCCGCTCGTACCTCGACAACCTCGCGATCCGATGA
- a CDS encoding shikimate dehydrogenase, with amino-acid sequence MPPRATDARRAAVLGQPIAHSLSPVLHRAAYAELGLTGWSYDRFEVDEAALPGFLEKLGPEWAGLSLTMPLKRAVIPLLDEISETAASVDAVNTVVFTEDGRARGDNTDIPGMVAALREHGVEQVDSAAILGAGATASSALAALSRICTGEVVAYVRSEARAAEMREWGRRLDVDVRTADWSQAARALRAPLVIATTPAGTTDALAAAVPERPATLFDVLYEPWPTELAARWSMYGGAVVGGLDLLVHQAVLQVERMTGRAPAPLEAMRRAGEQALAAR; translated from the coding sequence ATGCCACCTCGGGCAACTGACGCCCGCCGGGCCGCCGTGCTCGGACAGCCCATCGCCCACTCGCTCTCCCCGGTGCTGCACCGGGCGGCCTACGCCGAGCTGGGGCTCACCGGCTGGTCGTACGACCGCTTCGAGGTCGACGAGGCCGCGCTGCCCGGCTTCCTCGAGAAGCTCGGGCCCGAGTGGGCGGGGCTGTCGCTGACCATGCCGCTGAAGCGGGCGGTCATCCCGCTGCTCGACGAGATCAGCGAGACGGCCGCCTCGGTGGACGCCGTCAACACGGTCGTGTTCACCGAGGACGGCCGCGCCCGCGGCGACAACACCGACATCCCGGGGATGGTGGCCGCGCTGCGCGAGCACGGCGTCGAGCAGGTGGACTCCGCCGCGATCCTCGGCGCGGGCGCCACCGCCTCCTCCGCGCTCGCCGCCCTGTCCCGGATCTGCACCGGCGAGGTCGTCGCCTATGTGCGCAGCGAGGCCCGGGCCGCCGAGATGCGCGAGTGGGGCCGCCGCCTCGACGTGGACGTGCGCACGGCGGACTGGTCGCAGGCGGCGCGGGCGCTGCGCGCCCCGCTGGTGATCGCCACCACCCCGGCCGGCACCACCGACGCCCTCGCCGCCGCGGTGCCCGAACGCCCCGCCACCCTCTTCGACGTGCTCTACGAGCCCTGGCCCACCGAGCTGGCGGCCCGCTGGTCCATGTACGGCGGCGCCGTGGTCGGCGGCCTGGACCTGCTGGTCCACCAGGCCGTCCTCCAGGTCGAGCGGATGACCGGCCGTGCCCCGGCCCCGCTGGAGGCCATGCGCCGGGCCGGGGAACAGGCGCTCGCCGCCCGCTGA
- the mltG gene encoding endolytic transglycosylase MltG has product MTEYGRGPGSEPWHPQDPLYGDGGWEGQQAYAGHQAAYGGRSQQQYPQQPQHGDWQQMPQPGYDGQQYPYYADQGQTPYDPQYPGQHPQPGQHPQPGHQGGWDATGTHGQVPYAADPGDPYGQQPVAYGAEQPDFYAAEDAYPPPEPPGRRRPEVEPEPDPAVDGEEEHAFFAGGDDEDDEPHERAGRAERRAGKGRKPVKSKKRRTGCACMVVVLVFGGGLGGVGYYGYKFYQNRFAPAPDYAGDGTGETVTVEIPKGAGGWDIGRRLKEAGVVKSAEAFVHAQGTTPGGDSIQAGAYLLKKEMSAASAVRMMLDPKSQNNVMVRPGERNAGVYQDIDKKLQLAAGTTQKIAAKEYRTFGLPSWVSSDSNIKDPLEGFLFPGSYAAAKGMKPDAILKQMVAQAKERYAAYGLDAKARSLGLHNAFELVTVASLVQAEGKTHDDFRKMAEVVYNRLKPTNTETNQLLQFDSTYNYLKGTSNIHISEKDINSNQSPYNTYTHKGLPPGPIGNPGEDALKATLNPTHDGWIYFVATDGTTNTEFAKTYEEFKQLKDKFNATSGN; this is encoded by the coding sequence ATGACTGAGTATGGCCGGGGCCCAGGCTCCGAACCGTGGCATCCGCAGGACCCGTTGTACGGGGACGGCGGATGGGAAGGGCAGCAGGCGTACGCCGGTCATCAGGCTGCCTACGGAGGCCGGTCGCAGCAGCAGTACCCGCAGCAGCCGCAGCACGGCGACTGGCAGCAGATGCCCCAGCCCGGTTATGACGGTCAGCAGTACCCGTACTACGCCGACCAGGGCCAGACCCCGTACGACCCCCAGTACCCCGGCCAGCACCCCCAGCCCGGCCAGCACCCCCAGCCCGGCCACCAGGGCGGCTGGGACGCGACCGGCACCCACGGCCAGGTGCCCTACGCGGCCGACCCAGGCGACCCCTACGGGCAGCAGCCGGTGGCCTACGGCGCCGAGCAGCCCGACTTCTACGCCGCCGAGGACGCCTACCCGCCGCCGGAGCCGCCCGGCCGCAGGCGCCCCGAGGTCGAACCCGAGCCGGACCCCGCCGTGGACGGCGAGGAGGAGCACGCCTTCTTCGCGGGCGGCGACGACGAGGACGACGAGCCGCACGAGCGGGCCGGCCGCGCCGAGCGGCGCGCCGGCAAGGGCAGAAAGCCCGTCAAGAGCAAGAAGCGCCGCACCGGCTGCGCCTGCATGGTCGTCGTCCTGGTCTTCGGCGGCGGCCTCGGCGGGGTCGGCTACTACGGCTACAAGTTCTACCAGAACCGTTTCGCTCCGGCCCCGGACTACGCGGGCGACGGCACCGGCGAGACGGTGACCGTGGAGATCCCCAAGGGCGCCGGAGGCTGGGACATCGGGCGGCGCCTCAAGGAGGCCGGGGTCGTCAAGAGCGCCGAGGCCTTCGTGCACGCGCAGGGGACCACACCGGGCGGCGACTCGATCCAGGCCGGCGCCTATCTCCTGAAAAAGGAGATGTCCGCCGCCAGCGCCGTGCGGATGATGCTCGACCCGAAGAGCCAGAACAATGTGATGGTGCGGCCGGGCGAGCGAAATGCCGGTGTGTACCAGGACATCGACAAGAAACTCCAATTGGCCGCCGGAACGACCCAGAAGATCGCCGCGAAGGAGTACCGGACCTTCGGTCTGCCGTCCTGGGTCTCCAGCGACAGCAATATCAAGGACCCGCTGGAGGGCTTCCTCTTCCCGGGCAGCTACGCGGCCGCCAAGGGCATGAAACCCGATGCGATCCTCAAGCAGATGGTGGCCCAGGCCAAGGAGAGGTACGCCGCCTACGGCCTGGACGCCAAGGCGAGGTCGCTGGGCCTGCACAACGCGTTCGAGCTGGTCACGGTCGCGAGCCTGGTCCAGGCGGAGGGCAAGACCCACGACGACTTCCGCAAGATGGCGGAAGTGGTCTACAACCGCCTGAAGCCCACCAACACCGAGACGAACCAGCTGCTCCAGTTCGACTCGACGTACAACTACCTCAAGGGCACCAGCAACATCCACATCTCCGAGAAGGACATCAACAGCAACCAGAGCCCGTACAACACGTACACCCACAAGGGCCTGCCGCCCGGTCCCATCGGAAACCCCGGCGAGGACGCGCTCAAGGCGACGCTGAACCCGACTCACGACGGCTGGATCTATTTCGTGGCGACCGACGGTACGACCAATACCGAATTCGCCAAGACCTACGAAGAATTCAAGCAGCTCAAGGACAAGTTCAATGCCACCTCGGGCAACTGA
- the ruvX gene encoding Holliday junction resolvase RuvX: MRRGRRLSIDVGDARIGVASCDPDGILATPVETVPGRDIPAAHRRLRQLVAEYEPIEVVVGLPRSLKGGEGPAAVKVRAFAQELAKGIEPVPVRLVDERMTTVTASQGLRASGVKSKKGRAFIDQAAAVVILQQALESERVSGKAPGEGVEVVI; encoded by the coding sequence ATGCGCAGAGGACGTCGGCTTTCGATCGACGTCGGGGACGCCCGGATCGGGGTCGCCTCGTGCGACCCCGACGGGATCCTCGCCACCCCGGTGGAGACGGTCCCCGGCCGTGACATCCCCGCCGCCCACCGCCGGTTGCGTCAACTGGTGGCGGAGTATGAGCCGATCGAGGTCGTCGTCGGTCTCCCTCGCTCCCTGAAGGGGGGCGAGGGCCCGGCCGCCGTCAAGGTCCGCGCCTTCGCCCAGGAGCTGGCCAAGGGCATCGAGCCGGTGCCGGTGCGCCTGGTGGACGAGCGGATGACGACGGTGACGGCCAGCCAGGGGCTGCGGGCGTCGGGCGTGAAGTCCAAGAAGGGCCGCGCCTTCATCGACCAGGCCGCCGCCGTGGTCATCCTCCAGCAGGCCCTGGAATCCGAACGGGTGTCAGGTAAAGCACCCGGTGAGGGCGTCGAAGTGGTCATCTGA
- the alaS gene encoding alanine--tRNA ligase, which yields MESAEIRRRWLSFFEERGHTVVPSASLIADDPTLLLVPAGMVPFKPYFLGEVKPPFDRATSVQKCVRTPDIEEVGKTTRHGTFFQMCGNFSFGDYFKEGAIKYAWELLTSSLDKGGYGLDPERLWITVYQDDDEAEQIWHEVVGVPKERIQRLGKKDNFWSMGVPGPCGPCSEINYDRGPEFGVEGGPAVNDERYVEIWNLVFMQYERGEGTGKDDFEILGDLPSKNIDTGLGLERLAMILQGVQNMYEIDTSMAVINKATELTGVRYGDSHDSDVSLRVVTDHMRTSVMLIGDGVTPGNEGRGYVLRRIMRRAIRNMRLLGATGPVVKDLIDTVIGMMGQQYPELITDRERIEKVALAEENAFLKTLKAGTNILDTAVTETKQSGGTVLSGEKAFLLHDTWGFPIDLTLEMAAEQGLAVDEDGFRRLMKEQRERAKADAQAKKTGHADLGAYREIADSAGATDFIGYSDTEGESTVVGLLVDGVSSPAATEGDEVEVVLDRTPFYAEGGGQIGDTGRIKVDSGAVIEIRDCQKPVPGVYVHKGVVQVGEVTVGAKAHASIDVRRRKAIARAHSATHLTHQALRDALGPTAAQAGSENQPGRFRFDFGSPSAVPTAVMTDVEQKINEVLARDLDVHAEVMGIDEAKKQGAIAEFGEKYGERVRVVTIGDFSKELCGGTHVHNTAQLGLVKLLGESSIGSGVRRIEALVGVDAYNFLAREHTVVNQLTELLKGRSEELPEKVAAMLGKLKDAEKEIEKFRAEKVLQAAGGLADSAKDVRGVALVTGQVPDGTTPDDLRKLVLDVRGRIQGGRAAVVALFTVNNGKPLTVIATNEAARERGLKAGDLVRTAAKTLGGGGGGKPDVAQGGGQNPAAVGEAAEAVERLVAETAK from the coding sequence ATGGAGTCGGCCGAGATTCGCCGCCGCTGGCTGAGCTTCTTCGAGGAGCGCGGGCACACCGTCGTCCCTTCGGCGTCGCTCATCGCGGACGACCCGACTCTGCTCCTCGTCCCCGCCGGCATGGTGCCCTTCAAGCCCTACTTCCTGGGTGAGGTCAAGCCGCCGTTCGACCGCGCCACCAGCGTGCAGAAGTGCGTGCGCACGCCCGACATCGAAGAGGTCGGCAAGACCACGCGCCACGGCACGTTCTTCCAGATGTGCGGCAACTTCTCCTTCGGCGACTACTTCAAGGAAGGCGCCATCAAGTACGCCTGGGAGCTGCTCACCAGCTCCCTGGACAAGGGCGGTTACGGCCTCGACCCCGAGCGCCTGTGGATCACCGTCTACCAGGACGACGACGAGGCCGAGCAGATCTGGCACGAGGTCGTCGGCGTGCCCAAGGAGCGCATCCAGCGCCTGGGCAAGAAGGACAACTTCTGGTCCATGGGCGTCCCCGGCCCCTGCGGCCCCTGCTCCGAGATCAACTACGACCGCGGCCCTGAGTTCGGCGTCGAGGGCGGCCCGGCCGTCAACGACGAGCGGTACGTGGAGATCTGGAACCTCGTCTTCATGCAGTACGAGCGGGGCGAGGGCACCGGCAAGGACGACTTCGAGATCCTCGGCGACCTGCCCAGCAAGAACATCGACACCGGCCTCGGCCTGGAGCGCCTCGCCATGATTCTGCAGGGCGTGCAGAACATGTACGAGATCGACACCTCCATGGCCGTCATCAACAAGGCCACCGAGCTGACCGGCGTCCGCTACGGCGACTCCCACGACTCGGACGTCTCCCTGCGCGTGGTCACCGACCACATGCGCACCTCCGTCATGCTCATCGGCGACGGCGTCACCCCGGGCAACGAGGGCCGCGGCTACGTGCTGCGCCGCATCATGCGCCGCGCCATCCGCAACATGCGGCTGCTGGGTGCCACCGGTCCGGTCGTCAAGGACCTGATCGACACCGTGATCGGCATGATGGGCCAGCAGTACCCGGAGCTGATCACCGACCGCGAGCGCATCGAGAAGGTCGCCCTCGCCGAGGAGAACGCCTTCCTGAAGACGCTGAAGGCCGGCACCAACATCCTGGACACCGCCGTCACCGAGACCAAGCAGTCCGGCGGCACCGTCCTCTCCGGTGAGAAGGCCTTCCTGCTCCACGACACCTGGGGCTTCCCGATCGACCTCACCCTGGAGATGGCCGCCGAGCAGGGCCTCGCCGTGGACGAGGACGGCTTCCGGCGGCTGATGAAGGAGCAGCGCGAGCGCGCCAAGGCCGACGCCCAGGCCAAGAAGACCGGCCACGCCGACCTCGGTGCCTACCGCGAGATCGCCGACAGCGCCGGCGCCACCGACTTCATCGGCTACTCCGACACCGAGGGCGAGTCCACCGTCGTCGGCCTGCTGGTCGACGGCGTCTCCTCGCCGGCCGCCACCGAGGGCGACGAGGTCGAGGTCGTCCTCGACCGCACCCCCTTCTACGCCGAGGGCGGCGGTCAGATCGGCGACACCGGCCGGATCAAGGTCGACTCCGGTGCGGTGATCGAGATCCGCGACTGCCAGAAGCCGGTGCCGGGCGTCTACGTCCACAAGGGCGTGGTCCAGGTCGGCGAGGTCACCGTCGGCGCCAAGGCCCACGCCTCCATCGACGTGCGCCGCCGCAAGGCCATCGCCCGCGCCCACTCGGCCACCCACCTCACCCACCAGGCCCTGCGCGACGCCCTCGGCCCGACGGCCGCCCAGGCCGGTTCCGAGAACCAGCCCGGCCGCTTCCGCTTCGACTTCGGTTCGCCGTCCGCCGTGCCGACGGCCGTGATGACCGACGTCGAGCAGAAGATCAACGAGGTGCTGGCCCGCGACCTCGACGTGCACGCCGAGGTCATGGGCATCGACGAGGCCAAGAAGCAGGGCGCCATCGCCGAGTTCGGCGAGAAGTACGGCGAGCGGGTCCGCGTGGTGACCATCGGCGACTTCTCCAAGGAGCTGTGCGGCGGCACCCATGTGCACAACACCGCCCAGCTGGGCCTGGTCAAGCTGCTCGGCGAGTCCTCCATCGGCTCGGGTGTGCGCCGTATCGAGGCTCTGGTCGGCGTGGACGCCTACAACTTCCTCGCCCGCGAGCACACGGTCGTCAACCAGCTGACCGAGCTGCTCAAGGGCCGCTCCGAGGAGCTGCCGGAGAAGGTCGCCGCCATGCTCGGCAAGCTGAAGGACGCCGAGAAGGAGATCGAGAAGTTCCGCGCCGAGAAGGTGCTCCAGGCCGCCGGCGGGCTCGCCGACTCGGCCAAGGACGTGCGGGGCGTCGCCCTGGTCACGGGGCAGGTGCCGGACGGCACCACGCCGGACGACCTGCGCAAGCTGGTCCTCGACGTGCGCGGCCGCATCCAGGGCGGCCGGGCCGCCGTGGTCGCCCTGTTCACGGTCAACAACGGCAAGCCGCTGACCGTGATCGCCACCAACGAGGCCGCCCGCGAGCGCGGTCTGAAGGCCGGCGACCTGGTGCGCACCGCCGCCAAGACCCTCGGCGGCGGCGGTGGCGGCAAGCCGGACGTCGCCCAGGGCGGCGGCCAGAACCCGGCCGCCGTCGGCGAGGCCGCCGAGGCCGTCGAGCGTCTCGTGGCCGAGACCGCCAAGTGA
- a CDS encoding DUF948 domain-containing protein has protein sequence MSGGEVAGILVAVFWAILVSFLAVALARLAQTLKATTKLVADVTDQAVPLLADASQAVRSAQTQIDRVDAIASDVQEVTSNASALSTTVASTFGGPLVKVAAFGYGVRRALGGRKGDVPEKSPRRTVIVGRTVPAARRKRNPRGKRD, from the coding sequence GTGTCCGGTGGCGAGGTGGCCGGGATCCTGGTGGCCGTCTTCTGGGCGATCCTGGTCTCCTTCCTCGCGGTGGCCCTCGCGAGGCTGGCCCAGACGCTCAAGGCGACCACCAAGCTCGTGGCGGACGTGACCGACCAGGCCGTCCCGCTGCTCGCGGACGCCTCCCAGGCGGTGCGCTCCGCGCAGACCCAGATCGACCGGGTCGACGCGATCGCCTCGGACGTCCAGGAGGTCACCTCGAACGCGTCCGCGCTGTCCACCACCGTCGCCTCCACCTTCGGCGGCCCGCTGGTCAAGGTCGCGGCCTTCGGCTACGGCGTCCGCAGGGCGCTCGGCGGCCGCAAGGGGGACGTGCCCGAGAAGTCGCCCCGGCGTACCGTGATCGTGGGCCGCACGGTCCCTGCCGCACGACGCAAGCGCAACCCCCGCGGGAAGAGGGACTGA